In the genome of Chiloscyllium plagiosum isolate BGI_BamShark_2017 chromosome 22, ASM401019v2, whole genome shotgun sequence, one region contains:
- the LOC122561285 gene encoding Hermansky-Pudlak syndrome 6 protein — protein sequence MPPGPGGMRLRRLSGLSRYSRHQQLRELLRPGSGPSCREESQAQPHARLRCCSRRRLFLHLPRDNRLLSFEPSPARGPAPSPLDRSFPGAEQLLEVLELERLGPGSGDPERPGSSSSSSAALITQHGRAEFWSCREAEGWQLLQAADLCSGPRARLLSAAWDGHSISWCEERPGPSATTQHCICSRSLGPGPGLTLGPVRNLMHNSPAYRLHAAGEVIYLLPSNCPTPGNTPSNCPTPSNSPMHNLVKFILIWSPQEDTLTVTSLARGPLSIRRLLHEDYNFTRLVADVAGILPSLPSLEIRAVCPCPTGLLLAEANGEVSLIQNDGTARLLCHLSQSLPAEGSMLMELCGTTLAFTLGRTLQLVDTETGRLVEEATLEVQPLGLIPYWETGEIQLLAEDGIYSLGIHPSNSNIKSAFCSRSSQGQEMLEQLVLEEACKYYQKRSLSRSRLTVQKLKSEAKFQAPLTLCSILQNEFYLRKTGHYNQQTYIKLHSIMAGELQSYVNLEEAKSCLVNGSEIEVAAYIEEITEQEIQRLLHCQLDREALVYLNSIFNTFPREAWKAVKRTLHLHQNSEGSFSARATADLWRVILSPGLPPDQSVNTNGAVPVFELICRLLYQFQPKWLPMFIELTQQHLATFRNYGGNESLENVPLYKRALSVIPSACDGGVGDPTEIIIELLLCSKRPNAVIQAVRLLIERGMWQRAVEATNRFSQQGPLLKKELFAAMLVQISQHRALDPYLEEIWELCPEDTTATDVLDIILGSVPSSCESGPYSSDGNQLTIGLLRPLLTKVLTRGEDQQWIGMAEGLKTMVFPPPTPPRQKKAVDQSNPLSVEPSMEASKTL from the coding sequence ATGCCCCCTGGCCCGGGCGGGATGAGGCTCCGCCGCCTCTCCGGTCTCAGTCGCTACTCTCGGCATCAGCAACTGCGGGAGCTCCTGCGACCGGGGTCCGGGCCGAGTTGCCGGGAGGAGTCTCAGGCTCAGCCCCATGCCCGGCTCCGCTGTTGCTCCCGCCGCCGCCTCTTCCTCCACCTGCCCCGGGACAACCGGCTGCTGAGCTTCGAGCCGAGCCCGGCCAGAGGCCCGGCTCCCAGCCCCCTGGACAGGAGCTTCCCGGGGGCCGAGCAGCTGCTGGAGGTGCTGGAGCTGGAGAGGCTGGGCCCGGGGAGCGGGGACCCGGAGAGACCGGGCAGCAGCTCTTCCTCCTCCGCCGCCCTCATCACCCAGCACGGCCGGGCCGAGTTCTGGAGCTGCCGGGAGGCCGAGGGCTGGCAGCTGCTGCAGGCCGCCGACCTCTGCTCCGGTCCCCGGGCTCGGCTGCTGTCGGCCGCCTGGGATGGTCACTCCATCAGCTGGTGCGAGGAGAGGCCCGGGCCCTCCGCAACCACTCAGCACTGCATCTGCAGCCGGAGCCTGGGCCCTGGCCCCGGCCTCACCCTGGGGCCTGTCCGCAACCTCATGCACAACAGCCCGGCTTACAGATTGCATGCGGCCGGCGAGGTCATCTACCTGCTTCCCAGCAACTGCCCCACCCCTGGCAACACCCCCAGCAACTGCCCCACCCCTAGCAACAGCCCCATGCACAACCTGGTCAAGTTCATCCTGATCTGGAGCCCCCAGGAAGATACCTTGACCGTCACCAGCCTGGCCCGAGGACCCCTCAGCATCAGAAGGCTGCTCCATGAGGACTACAATTTCACGAGGCTTGTGGCGGATGTCGCCGGCATCTTACCTTCCCTCCCGTCGCTGGAAATCCGGGCAGTCTGCCCCTGTCCTACTGGGCTTCTACTGGCCGAGGCCAATGGAGAGGTCAGCCTAATCCAAAATGATGGGACCGCCCGGCTCCTTTGCCACCTCAGCCAGAGCCTGCCAGCTGAGGGCTCGATGCTGATGGAACTATGTGGGACCACCCTGGCCTTTACGTTGGGCAGGACACTGCAACTCGTTGACACTGAGACAGGTAGGTTGGTGGAGGAGGCAACACTGGAGGTGCAGCCGCTGGGCCTCATACCCTATTGGGAAACAGGCGAGATCCAACTGCTGGCAGAGGACGGCATTTATTCCCTCGGTATTCACCCCAGTAATTCTAACATCAAGTCAGCGTTCTGTTCAAGAAGCAGCCAGGGACAGGAGATGTTGGAACAGCTGGTCTTAGAAGAAGCCTGCAAGTATTACCAGAAAAGGAGTTTGAGCCGCAGCAGACTGACAGTGCAGAAGCTGAAAAGTGAGGCGAAGTTCCAAGCGCCTCTCACCCTCTGCTCCATCTTGCAGAATGAATTCTATCTCAGGAAGACTGGCCACTATAACCAGCAAACCTATATCAAACTGCACAGCATCATGGCTGGGGAATTACAAAGCTATGTCAACTTGGAAGAAGCCAAGTCCTGCTTGGTAAATGGATCTGAAATTGAGGTGGCTGCTTACATTGAGGAAATAACTGAGCAGGAAATTCAGAGGCTGCTGCATTGCCAACTTGACCGAGAAGCTCTGGTCTACTTAAATTCCATTTTCAACACATTCCCAAGGGAAGCATGGAAAGCTGTTAAACGGACACTGCACCTGCACCAGAATAGTGAAGGATCCTTCTCTGCCAGAGCCACAGCTGACCTATGGAGAGTGATACTGAGCCCAGGTCTCCCACCAGACCAGTCAGTCAACACCAATGGAGCAGTTCCAGTTTTTGAACTGATCTGTCGTCTGCTGTACCAATTCCAGCCTAAATGGCTGCCAATGTTCATTGAGCTGACACAGCAGCACCTGGCCACTTTCCGGAATTATGGGGGGAACGAGAGTCTGGAGAACGTTCCCCTCTACAAGAGGGCTTTGTCAGTCATCCCATCTGCTTGCGATGGTGGGGTAGGAGATCCAACTGAAATAATCATCGAGCTCCTGCTGTGCAGCAAGAGGCCAAATGCTGTAATCCAAGCAGTTCGCCTTCTGATTGAGCGGggaatgtggcaaagggcagtagAGGCCACCAACAGGTTCTCCCAACAAGGGCCTCTGCTAAAGAAGGAGCTCTTTGCTGCCATGCTGGTCCAGATTTCCCAGCACAGAGCTCTGGATCCTTACCTGGAGGAGATTTGGGAGTTGTGTCCTGAGGATACCACGGCCACAGATGTATTGGACATCATCCTGGGATCTGTGCCCTCGAGCTGTGAATCTGGGCCATACTCTAGTGATGGTAACCAACTGACGATCGGGCTGCTGCGACCACTGCTCACTAAAGTGCTGACGCGGGGTGAAGATCAGCAATGGATAGGCATGGCTGAAGGGCTAAAGACAATGGTCTTCCCTCCTCCCACACCTCCCAGGCAGAAGAAAGCAGTTGACCAGTCCAACCCTCTGAGCGTTGAGCCCAGCATGGAGGCAAGCAAGACATTGTGA